The genomic interval TCAGAAAGTTGACGGAAAATATGCTAGTGTGACAGCGCCTTGAGAATCTTTTGTTTCTTCCGGATGGCAGGGAGTacgataatgaaagaaaggagtgcctgaatttacaaaaaaaaaaaaaaaaaaaaaaacttacgtagaaaataaaaatgaagttaTAGGAAGATTACGACCTGGCTATAAAACACTGAAGAAGCTGTTGAAACAGAAGATCTAATATAGAGAATCTatagaaagagataaataagtagGAAATCTTTAAAAGCGCGTGCGcgctcgcacgcacacacacacacacacacacacacacacacacacacacacacacacacacacacacacacacacatatatatatatatatatatatatatatatatatatatatatatatatatatatatatatatatatatatatatatatatatatatatatatatatatatatatatatatatatatatatatatatatatatatatatatatattgggacAGACTGGGGGCAAAAGCAAACTtgctattgttcaatgcctcaaaaactcaattcctccatctgtcaactcgacacaaccttccagacaactatcccctcttcttcaatgacactcaattgtccccctcttctacactgatcatcctcggtctgtcctatacttataatctgaactggaaacttcacatctcatctctagctaaaacagcttctatgaagttaggtgttctgagacgtctccggcagtttttctcaccccccccccacctgctaactttgtacaagggccttatccgtccatatatggagtatgcttcacatgtctggggggggggttccactgatactgctcttctagacagagtggaatcaaaagcttttcgtctcatcaactcctctcctttaactgactgtcttcagcctctctctcaccgccgcaatgttgcatctctaactgtcttctaccgctattttcatgctaactgttcttctgatcttgttaactgcatgcctcccctcctcccgcggcctcgctgcacaagactttcttctttctctcagacctattctgtccacctctctaacgcaagagttaaccagtattctcagtcattcatccctttctctgataaactctggaactccctgcctgcttctgtatttccaccttcttatgacttgaattacttcaagagggaggtttcaagacacttattcatcaatttttgactgctttgacccttttatgggattgacatctcagtgggcattttttttatcggatttttgttccccttggccagtgtccttcctacataaacacacacacacacacacacacacacacacacacacacacatatatatatgagataGGCGTACCGTTACAAAGGCTGAAACATCATACACTTTACTTGACCAGGTTATTTCAGCGCACTGTTTCTACCCTCTCTACGTAACTGCTTTTTCAACGAGCTAAGAATTCTCTGCTGTGTTTGTCTGCTCCTATAGACTGCGAGATTTCACATCTCATTAAGAACCATACCCTAAATTTGTTCCCTagcttatcctcctcctcctcctcctcctcctcctcctcctcttcttcttcttcttctttttcttcttcttctttttttcttcttcttcttctcctcctttttcttttcaacacGATACTAATCCAACATGTTTATAGCCGTGGAACATCCTATTTGTCCGTGCTCTACGTTCTATGCAATATATCTACGTAGGCTGTCAGGTTTTCCCAACCTGACATTTACATTTACGGCCCATTCACACACAGCAGTGACGTATCAGTGCCGTGTGAGTTCAGTGTCAGTGAAATCCGTGACGCTTCAGTCATGTCTGTTCACACACATCCTTACAGCCAAGATAGCAAAATTTTCAGACGTTGAATTgccaattatatatatatatatatatatatatatatatatatatatatatatatatatatatatatatatatatatatatatatatatatatatatatatatatatatatatatatatataaagaggaagaaattgaataagctaaagaaaagaaagtgggtacatgaagcgtggaagaaaagagaatgtgAAGGATCGTTTGCTGCTCTGTACAAGTTCATTGAtgatggaacttttttttttttcaaatatgttGTTTGAGACTTGTCCATATACTTTGGCTATGACAAATCATGCAAAACAGGATGATACCGGACCAATTCAATAAGTAATTAGTCATGCATTCTGgtggacaaacacacaccactCGTCCCGGcgtccatgaaaaaaaaaaaaaaatatcggtgGCGACGACATTCAGTGTCCCGGAACGGAGACAGAACTAAGTCAAAATTCGGCACTGCGCCAGACATGTGTGAATGCGTCAGCCGAATTCAAAGTAATGATATTCACTGACATTGAAGGACTGAGCCGACACTGCACTGATACGTCACTGCTATGTGTGAATGGGCCTTataccctgtttttttttttctttttttttttataaacagtGGTTTTAAGATAAGAGGGGTGGTTTGTCTGGTGGACCGTGTTGGATGTGATTGTTTAACCCAAGGTTATGATCCCACAGTGGTTATCATCGGCCCGATGCTAAGAGAGTACACTGCGTcaccccgcctctctctctctctctctctctgcctcgtgTTCTCTTTACTATTTCCCCGCGCAGCTCGGGTTTCTGCAGGGTTTCGCCATTCCCTTGTCCTCATGTGCTGTTTGGTggtattctcctttttttttctctctctgtcttatttTCGTGCAATTGTTGTTTAGCTTCGTTTTGGTGTGTTAATGCactttacatgtgtgtgtgtgtgtgtgtgtgtaccgcgCGCAATTCTTAGGTGTCCTTTGTTTTGTGATCGTGCGCGTCGCTGCTTTCGTGTGCCGTTTGCTTTGTGCTTTACAggctgcttctctctctttcctaataCCAGCTGAGTTCCATGTACCTAccgcatttcatcatttttcctcCACGTGCTGCTCCTGAACAATGTTGATTCTGCATGCGTTTCCGCTCCCGTGTTTTACTGGTTATTCTGACATTAACATACAAACCTTTTCCCctgtactgatttttttttctccattataTATACAAACCAATTTTCCTTTCATACGTTGTCCGCTGCCCTTcaacatttcattattattattttatttttctactttctgcCACCTTGGTCAATGCTCTTACTACGTATCCAAACATTACTTCCTCCACGATATTTCACATCTTATACTAGGGATGACtgatacacaaatacacaatatatatttttattactcATTCATACACGTGTTCACAGCTGCagcaccttccttccctccttggcTTGGCGTTGACAGGCACCGACTCTCAGAaactcatcaccattatcaactGCCTTACTGACAAACACTCATTACATAAATCATGAGACGTACAgtaacaatctaaaaaaaaacataatttacATGCATCCTGTAGTGAGTAGATTTCTTATCTTCAGTTTTGAGACCACTCCAACCAATGTCGTACAGAAACACTTCCTTACTTACACAAAACTTACTAGCTGCACTTAccaaaataagtagaaaaataCCTCCAGCTTCTACTGCATACGTTAAGTCAAATCAAAGGCTCAGTCACATCATTACAAATAGTGGATGACTTAACTAGCCTCGTGACACACCCTGTCGTATTCCAAGTTTGTGCAGGCAGAAGTACCACAAAGACACTACATACACATTTCATGCCCACACGAACTCCTCAGCAGGATCTGACAGAGGCTAAACTAATGGAAATGCATTGTTTAAACATGCTGGAAGACTGGTAAAATGGGATCATGAACACACCTAaattataacaaaataaaataaaataaaagtttgaGCACAAAACTCACTGACGTCCAGCAGTTCTACATCGTGCACTGTGTGGTTTGCTTCCCgccattaaaaaagaaaaaaccctTCCCACGCCACTGTAGCGAATGGAGAAGACCAGTTTTAGGTGTGTTCAATTCGGCCCCCCGCACACTACTGGCTACACTACTCTTGTTGACCTTGGCGACACTACTTGCCTTTCTTTGTTATGAGATATGTATGACCCCCATGCATCATCACCCCATGgcgtccctcccccctcccactgCTGTACTGGCCCCTCCATTCATCTAGCACCTCGCTCCCTCTTTACTTCCCTACATCTGGTCTACTGAGAATAAGTTTAAAACGAGCATTAGTACAAAAAAGTGTCCTAATGTAGGAACAAAAATCAGTCCATATAAATACACTTATCAAACAGCAAccacagtaataataaagataacactAAAAAGAACCACTTTGAATAGCATCCTAAGAGTGAGTTTATCATAATCCGTCCACTTGTCATGGTCAGCATAACTTAACTGCATTCAATTGTCTTGCATTTGTGGCACTTGTGGTAGTGGAGGGAGGGCTTAGACGGGGCCCTTCCCTTGGAGTTTGTTGGCCAGGTCAGTGATGAACTCCTTGTAAATCAGAGGATCCATGTTCTTTGCtgcaaatgaaaagaaaaaaaaagttagaatcatcaaagaaaaggaaaattaatcacattccctcttttaatttctaacctaatctaacttcaGCTAGGAAAAGCTACTTTAAAATCGTCATGgaaaagcaaaattaattaaCCTCCACATATTTTTAAAACGACAATCTAATTTTACCTCATCTccgcataaaaataaataaataaataaataaataaataaataaataaataaataaaaacattaacatCCCACCAGCACTACTCACCTAACTGGTAGAGCACGAACCAGTCACCAATCTGACACTTGCGTGAGATGGCCTCCACATTGTCTGAGGAAGCGAGGCGGGAGCGAGTCCTCAACAGGATCTGGCGGAAGGCGGGCGTGAAAGTGGCCAGGCGGTACAGCAGACCCACCCCGGACACCACAGCCACGATGATGAACCTGAAGACAGACACGCGCGCTCTCGTTAGAATGGCGGATAAACAGAAGTATGGACCGCATTCTGAAAAACTTCTATGCCACATCTCCATTACTTTGAAAAGACGGGGTTTTAATGGCATTTTCCTGGTTCTAGTCTTATAATAGATGAACAGGATTTTTATATAACTAACAGAAGAAACGACACTATTcatatgtggcctttgaaaatagtagtggtgagagaaaaaaagcgtttctgaatactggtttATGAAAAGTGGGGTAAGGAATAGTGACAGTAGCGAAACCAGGAGGTGCATCGGCTTtaggcaacttttttttttgagatgccagtccctgtaAAGGTCAAGAAGGATGATctaaaactgaaggataagtgtcttcaatgGTTAAACAGACACCATTTTTTATAAGTGCCAGACAAACAAGTGTGAACAAACAAGAAATGAtcgaagaaatggagaaaggcaGTAGATGTAATACTGTGGCCTGTCCATCATTAAATAGACAACTTACACGCGTGGAACGGCGGATTTGAAGAACGGTGTCAAGAGTAAAGTATTATGTCGAAAACACATCAGTCTGTTTATAAAGAGTTCTTAAACACGCGAGTAACTGTGAGAGTAGACGTATGAAAGgtataaaagtaaagaaaagcagtaatataaaaaaaaagggggggtggGGCAGCatatagaaaagtaaataataaataaataaataaataaataaataaataaataaataaataaataaactaaatatacTTGCGGTCaacaatgaaaaggaaagttTTAGTacgaagaaagaatggaaagaaaagtcaGTTTACATACAGAcggatatgtatatataaaaaatataaaaaaatgcatcaCAAGTCCACATGCCCGTTAAAAGGCTCGCCACTACATACAAAAAGCTATCCGTTACGGGACcgctaaagggaaaaaaaagttccgTAACtcgaagggaggaaagaaatgaacgaCATCATAAAAAGTAGTTCGGATGTATCGATAATGTGGCAGAAGAGGCAAAAGTTGAATGACTGCTAGAAtattagaaaagaaggaagagaagaggaaaagaagcggAAGGAatagtaggaagaaaaagagtaacgagtaagatgaagaaagtatgaaaaagaaaaggtagaagaaaagtagaaggaaaaaaaggaagaaaagtataagtacgaagaagagctggaggagtaggaggaagaagagactaaaaagtagagaaaaaaaaaggagtaagaagagtTGGAGGACTAGGAAGAAGAgctggaggagtaggaggaagaagagactaaaaagtagagagagaaaaaaaaaaggagtaagaagagtTGGAGGGctaggaggaaaggagttgtAGGAAGACGAAGTAATAGTAGCTGTAACTCTTGTATAAAAGTACACACGAGTTACGAGTACCGTCTGGCAGTACCACAAAGCGCCGAAAAAAACACTCACCAGAACCAGAGGAAGATGTAAATCTTTTCGTTGAAGATGTTGAGCGGCAAGACGCACAGACCGTCGTGCCTCTCAATGGTGCCTGAAGCTCCGTACTTGTGGAAGGTGCACTTGGCCACCTTGGGGAACACCTCGTCCATCGGGTCGTGGCGGGTACCCAACTCCTGTTCACTGAATTCTATCACTCGAGTTCCATACGTGGTGAACTCGTAGCCTAGGAAcctgaagacacacacacacacacgactcgtTATTGCTACCGCCTTCACCAGTATGGAAACGCCCACTATAACATGACAAATCATCACGATGGCCTTtgagaacattctctctctctctctctctctctctctctctctctctaatacttaCTTGTCAGTGAAGTAGATCTGGCCGATAACGTTGATGAAGTTGAGCAGCTCGCACGCGAAGAATCTAAAGGCGTAGAAGTTATGGTTGTGAAGGTTGAGGCTGAAGTAATCCACCAACATGGCCTTGCGTTCCCTCTTCACGTCGTCGTCCAGGATGGGAGTGTTCAGCTGCATCACCAGCATCTTCACCTTGCCGCCCTCCCAAATCTTCCACAAGTAACGCGGCACGTAGAACATAATGGCctggaaagagaataaaacgcGATCAGTAAGCAAAACGAGTCCCTGCTCTACTACAAGGCTTACCACACAAGGCTACAATAATATCATCAGCCTTGCTAATAGAGATGCAACGCTGGCTCCCTTCCTCATGACTggctatctatctgcctatctatcaatCCCATCCTCGCAGCTACCCCTTTCTCGGCGGTTCCTTATCACCTCTTTCATCAGAGATAAAACCAGGCAAGACAACAATGCCCTGATAATTCTAAATGTAATTACGTCTTTATTTAAAGGtacttatgtttttatttaaagGTGCCAAATTACATACTCAACTTGTAACACTCATGCATCATACTCGATCAAACAGACAAGAATATGAGGCGGAAATGTAGTACAGACGTATTGCACCGAACTGATTAATGCCGCAGATCCCAAACACAACATACACATTTAAGCGAGCCAATATTATGGTCGGTGTCTTACAAATGGTCGCTTAATCGCCTAAGTCTTGGAACGCATAACGAGAACAGGGGCATTGCAGTATCCAGACACATTAGGAAGGCATAAGATTAGAAAACTGAAGGTGCACCAACAGAAATCTTGAAAAAGTCAGCTACACAAAAACTAGTAGAAACCAAATCCTTGGGAGCATttaaattttaaaaataaataaatataaacgaATTAACTGTACCAACCCAAAACTTACTGATAAAAGAGCCACTGGAGAGACCTGAAGGCGCAGCAGGAATATTTGTCAGAAAACTTCACAAAGGTataacagtacaaaggaaacttgggaagaggagaaacatggCAAAGGTTCACATTGAGCCCACACATTATTAATTACGAGGGCAGCCGGGTCAAAGTTCCTTATGATATgctctaaaataaataaagcacaaaCCACgccgaaggaaaaaaattgtgcaTTACTGGCCTAATAACCTATACTCATCATGAACAGTAACAAAGACGTGAAAAGCGGCGATACAATTAgcattactacttctactactactactactactaataataataataataataataataataataataacaacaacaacattttaaGGAAGCACATGGGTGGCGTACGCCCTTCCTAGGTGCTTTGTTTGGGACCTAACAGGTGGTGGGCGTCGCGGGTAGTGTGTGGTTTTGTGGaactgaaatttttttttttttgcactttttttatttttttttttgtttttgttttttgctttataGTTGCAAGCTGAGTCACCATAGGAAACTTATTTTTCATGGATGGTAACGGCTGCCTGTTGCTCTCATTTAGATGCGCGTGATCTGAATGCGCTCCCCCCGTCAGTCCTAACAAGGCGACCCTACATTAACTGCACCAACGACCGCTCTGTATTTAACACGCTGAATTTACGtaacatttgtttttgtttattcatttattctttatataGTGTACTTCAATTTGGGGTGTTACATAGAAGTAGTTACACCTGAATGCATGGACTCCATACGCCTCTCACCATTTCTGACTTGTTCCCCATTTCTCTGCAGTACAAGCATTTTGGTCAATGAAATTAGTAGTCTAATAGGTATCTGGGAGCGGCAAAACTAGTACAAATGATTCATCTAATTACCGATGCTTATAACTAATTTGAGTAGTCTGAGCCTCAAATTAAGTAGTTCCGTCGCTTCTTATGCAAACACAATATTGTATAATTGGTGATGATGTGCGGTACTCACCTGCAGGTAGAGGAAGAGCGTGACCCACTGGTAGTATT from Scylla paramamosain isolate STU-SP2022 chromosome 23, ASM3559412v1, whole genome shotgun sequence carries:
- the LOC135112333 gene encoding innexin inx2-like, coding for MYDVFGSIRGLLKIDSVSIDNNIFRLHYKGTMFILVAFSLLITQRQYFGDPIDCIVEGVRADIMDTYCWIHSTYTIPDLTGAEEGVVVPHPGISNPHVHGPDSEHETRHHKYYQWVTLFLYLQAIMFYVPRYLWKIWEGGKVKMLVMQLNTPILDDDVKRERKAMLVDYFSLNLHNHNFYAFRFFACELLNFINVIGQIYFTDKFLGYEFTTYGTRVIEFSEQELGTRHDPMDEVFPKVAKCTFHKYGASGTIERHDGLCVLPLNIFNEKIYIFLWFWFIIVAVVSGVGLLYRLATFTPAFRQILLRTRSRLASSDNVEAISRKCQIGDWFVLYQLAKNMDPLIYKEFITDLANKLQGKGPV